The Juglans regia cultivar Chandler chromosome 6, Walnut 2.0, whole genome shotgun sequence genome contains the following window.
caccACGAGGTTCGAGTCGAgcacaagtctcttgacttgacAACCAATTAGACATAAGTCATTTGACTTGTCGACTTTTGCGTGGATAAAGCtaagtcccttgactcgctgcaAGGTTCAGGTCGAGcgcaagtctcttgacttgccgacTAGTTGAACACGTCCCTTGAGTTACTGACCTTCATGTGGATAAAACGGTGTCCCCTGACCAGCCGCGAGGTTCGAGTCGGGtgcaagtctcttgacttgccgaccAGTCAGACACAACTCCCTCGACTTGCCGAGTCCCTTGATTTGCTGTGATCCACGAGCCTTCTCGCCCTCAGGCAGTGAGTCTCGCTGAACAAGAGATTTATGCACTATCGCCTGTTCGATCATAACGGCTTCCCCTATCCCCAAGACCCCATTGTTGTCTGTATGACGTATCTTAACCGCATGCTCCTCTAATATGGGGGATAAAGCTATCTCGCATTTGGAAGTCTGGCTGAAGGGTGGGGAAGGTATGGAAACACGATCTTCACTAAGTTCCACCATGAGTGGGTAGCTTGAGTTATCTTTATTATAGCCCGGGCTCCTTACTGCCGTGGTAGAGGTCGCAACCCCTAGAACTTCGACTTGGGGCTCGGTTAGGATCAGCTGAATGCCTCAAAGTCGCGAGGAGCGGGATTGAGGAAAGTCGAAAAGAAAGCCATCCGAAGACCAGCCTCGTCATCATCAAGCTCCTCCTCGATAGTGACCGGTGGGGTAGGGGTTAGGGCAGCCGCCTGAGTTGGCACCACATGGTCAACCGATGGGGTATAAATAGGAGGAACCACCTAAGTCAGTACCGTCGCACTGCCGAACAACAGCAGAACAGCTGCAGTCTGGCTAGAGGACACACCTCCCATGGTCCTGCTACTAAATGCCATCGAGCTCTGGACAGGAACCTCTTGGCAAGAGGCCCCCTATCGACCCTCGAGGCCACGCTAAGGGCCTCGTGATGAACCTAAGGCCTCCTTCCCCTGCCACCAATTGCGATGGGACTAGAAGGCCTCTTCTTGTCCAGAGGAGCGAAAGACTCTATCGACCGAAGATGTAAGAGCGGTCCAGGGAAAAaagataacataaaatattgGCATCAATCAGCACTGCGTTTGTCATAGAGTCATCGGGATGGGCCGGGACCCATGCCTAGACGGTCACCAACCTGGCCTCGTCCTATTCAGACAATGTGATGGAGATATCCTTCTCATCCTAGAAAACTCTCAGATTGCTCAAATGGGGAGTTAATGATGAACAGCTTCTCTCTCGGGACACTCCCAGCCTGAGCCCGACACAAAGAAGAAGCATTTCTCCAGACCAGCGATCCGCTTCTGGCCCCGCGCACAAAATCTACACAGGTTCTCGTCAAGGCGCAACTCCCTATAAACTGAGAGAAATTCTCTTACAGTTAGGTCGGGGTACTCTTCGATTCTGGAGCCTAACACCATGCGATAAATCACGTAGCTCGCAAGGGCCAACCGAAGGTAGTCCAAAACATCCTGGATGGGACGACAAAAGAGTAGCCACAACCTGTTCACGAACATTAAGGGGAAGATGGCTGCAACGTGAGGCCCGAGAACCTTAAGAACCACTGAAGCGGGAACGCTAAAAGTACCCCTTAGAGTATGTAGGTCAGTGGGAGAGACTATCGACTCCCAGTCCTGACCCTCGAAGAACGGCGAACTCCTGCCTACAACAGTTGCACTGGGCTCTTGAGATCCCAGAGGTCACTTCCAAAAGTGCATGACAAGCCTTCTTGGAACCAAGGCGGGAGGCGTCCTTGGGTGCCATTTGGGGGGAATAAAGGTGGAAGGGAACTAAAATGGCTAACGATGAGGAGAGGAAGTTCAAGAAGTTGGCTAGAAAAACAGAAACACCCAGAAGTACGTTGATTAGTTTATTATAGAGCTTAAATGTgatattgataatttatttagtCATTACAATAACAGTGGTCAGTCTTCAACCGAAGGTGGTAGCTCATCACCCCCGACCGGCTCAACATCTTCCTTAGATGACACACATGCaagaaattcaaatattttgatgctaCAAATGTATCATCAAAACCGCGCAACGAGGAATATTATGCAATATAAGCCTGAGCTTGAGCATTACTTTATGGAAAATGTCGATGCACCTAGTGAAACATTCCAGATATTAATTTGGTGGAATGTGAATTCTGACAAGTTTCAAATCCTTTCCTGAATAGCCAAAGATGTACTAGTCATTCctatcactacggttgcctcggAGTCGACGTTTAGCACCTTAGGTCATGTCTTGGATACTTATTGGAGTTCATTGTTTCCAAACACCGTCGAgaccctcgtttgcacacataATTGGTTAAGTTCAATGCCCATTGGAGTAGATatcgttgatgccgagagctataggcttgaattgggtaaatttaaggttttaaatgatcatttacataattttaatgttttcattatttttaatttataacttatatgattttgtagacctaGCTATGAACTCCAAACTAATTATGGATGACTGAGACGGACCCTCTGACCCCTTTATTGGTAAGAAACTCGATATCATGATTACTATAATGCAAAACTCATCAAAATTAGAGGTGGAGGTGAGTTCATAATGTATCCTATTTTATGTCATGTATCTCTTGACTGATGGTTTAGAAGTTTATagttaaaagatttaaaaaaacaaatagtgcATCTGAtcagtaaaatttcatatagGAAATCACTATCAAGTCATTGACTCAAATGCATGAACTGTTAGGATTGATGCGGGGGACTGTGGCTTTTTTAATCAAatctataacattttttatattttggtgttgtaaatttaaatttattatgaatttctagttttaaatttaaatttattgtttgcacacattaaataatctatttttattttgtacatgatttaatcattatatttaaattttagatttttaacttatttttttatatttttttgtctttttttaatatttttaaatgtggGTGGGCCAATCTGAATTTCATATTGAGACTTGGATATTGGGTCATGGGCCTAAGCCCAATCTGAGTAGGGCAAGCCCACTTCAACTCCGATTTCAGTTGGAGTTGGAGGTGGGCATTTCAACTTCGTCAGAGTCGAAGCGAATttctagttttaaatttaaatttattgtttgcacacattaaataatctatttttattttgtacatgatttaatcattatatttaaattttagatttttaacttatttttttatatttttttgtctttttttaatatttttaaatgtggGTGGGCCAATCTGAATTTCATATTGAGACTTGGATATTGGGTCATGGGCCTAGGCCCAATCTGAGTAGGGCAAGTCCACTTCAACTCCGATTTCAGTTGGAGTTGGAAGTGGGCATTTCAACTTCGTCGGATTCGAAGCCCACCCCAATCGGAGGTGTCTCCTACCACCCCAAGCCCTTATTCTAGTTAATCCTGCAAGTTTAGCGAGAAGTACAACAGAGCTACCCAAGATACGAAATACAACGTTAACATGATAGGTTGTGATGTCCcacaaatcaatccaaaatattatttgaggATAGAATAGTGCAAATGAATTTTAAGGGTAGCTGCTTTTGAATAAAACACATTTCTGTAATTTCCCATACATGGTGAGGTTTGgttaatgagttgagataaaagcttctctcaactcatctcatacgGTGAAGGCGTTCAACTATGCACAAAACAcaatttaattaatcatatatgaCTGAATTCAACTCATCCCAAGTAATACTATGCATAAAGCAAACGTTAGGTACATTGATAAAAGCAACATGGCCCGAAAAGCAAGCCTCATCTTGACATGAGCATAACCCCCACTTTTCCATCTTACCCTCCTCTCGAAGCTCCACCTCTCTCCATCCTgttgaatatatttaaatatatttgtaaataatactCAATCATTATAAATACTATGCAATAATTAGTAGGACATACAACTATCAAATCCttcaaaagttaaaaccatctcatctcacttttaaatccaaacacaccaattttaaaaaaccaactcatctcatctcaactcaacaatctcactattattcacaaattatctcaactcatctcatcttaactcactatccaaacctctcttattatcaactcatctctcattttcttctataaTCACCAACTCATCTCCCTTTAGCATTCTCATTTTTTCTGTCATTTGTTATTCATTAAATTTGAACAAGATGTTGTTGTTTGCTTGGGAAATCGCCCAGCAATGGTTTAGAATAGAATGTTGTTATTCGTAAATTGGTTACCATTTTTcaattaaacaaacaagtaCCTCAAAACTTGCATGAGCAGCCTACAAAATGAATGTCTCCATCCCAAACCATATGAAATAGACAAAAGATGAATTCCCAATAGAGAGCGACTCGAAAGTTTCACATTCCAGATCCCCAAATGATGAGATTACCTACTGATTGCCAGTTGTAACACATTGGTTCAATAAGAAACCCCCAGGAATGCTGGTTAAAGAGACTGGCTCAACTTTCATGTCTTCCTCACCTTCTTCGTCGACGAGGATCACTTAGCAACTTAGACCGAGCACCAACAGCAGCATAAGCTTTGAGCCTCTTCAGTATCCTCCTCTCGCTGACACGCAACATTAAAGAATGGTacaactttctctctcttattatGCAACAATTCTCAAGTGCTTTAATATCATCTTCTATTGAATTAGAAGTATAGAAACACTCTCGCATGTCTGCCAGAGAACAGAGAGCATTACAAACATCCTTTGTCAACAACATATCCCCGCTCAATTCCGAAGCTTCTTTCCACATTGACTTGCCTTCTTTCAACAAAATCATGCCTATGGCCCCATTAAAGTTCCCTGCAGTTGACACTCTTAAATCCAAATCATAATATGTATCCTCTGGCAACAACATTGTGTACAATAATATTAGCAGCTCAATTTGGGGTTCCCCATCAAATGAGATCTCAAAATACTCGGTGTTCTCACTGACACATCCAGAGAAATCCAATCTTCTCCACAGGGATAGCCTTGCTCTACTGTACCGACTAGAAAACAGAGATGAAGTCCATTGGAGTACTAGTTCCAAGTCAATATTTACAATGTCGAATGGATTATTTGGTTCTGTGAATCCATATCTGTGAAGCAATGCAGCATTTCCCAATGATCCATATGTATTGAAGATCTGAGAGGAGAAGGaaacaagaaaagtaaaaaaatcaacGGTTCAAGAACACAAAAAATGTTGCTCTACCTCAgtgtaaaaacaaaaagttgcTCACCCTCTAGCAGGCATGCTAATATAGTTAAGGCCAGTAACATATATATTGCTCTACCTCTACCTAAGTGAATCATCATGATGCAAATTGATGCAACATCTTATGTGGATTGGGCTGCAAAAGTTATGTATTCAGAAGGTCCATAACAATAAAACTAACAATTCAACTTTAGAGAGACTTAGCATGTTTGGACACTACAAGAATTCTCAGTGttattaaaattctcaaaacttctcataatttcatttctaaacatcactaaaacacaacacttttcaatttcaaatttttaacttttccatCTAGtcatcatctaatcattattcaaacacaaaaatcaatacaacttttacaaacttaaaagaattatattaaaatattatattctaacattgttttaactttataatatttttatttaattttttttctctcattttctgaaaatccaataaaacatctccactcaaaccatttcactactattcacaaaaatctAATATGCTCCAAGTGTCCAAGCATGTCCTTAACTGACTACAAgtcaactcatttcaagaaaCTCCCTCTTTGCCAAAGATGTCAAACTAAATGCATCTTAAGATCCAAAATCTATAGGACACCAAGCGTTACTGAAAGCATCGGTAGgagaatttgatttaaaaggCAACTCCCTAAACAAGAACAAATTCTAACCTCAGCTCCAACTTCAACATCTTTCACCATAACCATTTCCAGCATTGTGGTATGATCCCCAAGAACTGAAGAGCAATCGAAGTCACTACCATGACAAGGATTCTTCCCGACAAGGGTGGTATTTGATCCTTCCACATCTGAATAAGTTTTAATGGATGGTTCATTATCACCAGTATTGGCATGcatatcatttttcttgcagTCAGCATCACTTTCAGAGTCAGAGTTGGAAGATACAGAGGTGAAGTGTACATCCTCAGCTCCTGTCTTGTGATTAAAACTGGATTTCATAGAAGAGATATTTAGTATAAGTTTATCGCTGGAGATGTAGAAACCATAAAGAAAACCATCAATGAAAACTCGACCTATTATAGATCTTCCAACAAAGACAAGGAAGCTGAACTAAgtcaataaattaattacagAAAGAAACATATGATAGCCTTTTCCAACCTTCAACACTCAAGGAAGCAAAGATCCTTTATTATGAatctttttataggtaatcCTTCATATGGATACTAAACAGTCCTACGCATCACAACGTATTTCGTGAAAGAACCCAGAGAAAATGGTATTTGACCAACTACAGTGACCTCTACTaataatagggaaaaaaaaagccaGTGCCCATAGATGAATCACTTTAATGACTAGTTGTAACATCCAGACCCAAATTTTTTAGGATTGATAAGTTTGGATCACGAGCCCAATTTTTTTGGGCTTCATTATTTGAGGATCTAGTATTGAGGAGATAGGATTGGATATGCAATTATGAAACTAGATTCAAAATGGAATAGGTTTGGCCCATTAGGCCCATACATGGATGGATAGGCTCGAGTATTTTCTAGCCAAAGCCCATTTGGTTTTTTGCTGTTAAATTCGTGATAATTGGAAACCAATCCCTAACCCTAGATAGCTGCtgctaggggtgctacccgcatcaTACAGTACCATACGGTACAAGGTagccccctccccgcccccagCACACTTTAATAATGGACTACAATTCTCTAGGTCCAAAAATTATTCATGGGtacaaaattgatcaaaaacacatttttagacccaaattgtaaatttaaatttgtaaatatgactaatttaaaaactatgtgatttttaaatttgctagtgcatattttgtgtaagttgtagtgtagtaATCCTGTCAAAACAATACAagagtctcacattgcttaagtgtGAAACTTGTATTGTGAAGAAAATCTATAAAAGGGTCACTCTACTACGctacaacttacacaaagtATTAAGTAAAAGTTCTACTTAATACAtgttactatatttatatatagtaaaaataataaatatttataaatatgtatagtataaatatataaaaaaaaattgggtgcGAGGTGGGCAACAGGGCAGGGCCCCACTGGGGCCATACCACCCTCTGCCCCAGTAGGTGTCTTGCCCTGCAGGGTTGCCCGCCCCACCATGCAGGGGTGGGGCGAACAGGGGCAGGGCAACGAGgtgcggggccccgctgcccacacCAAACTGCTGTAATTTCAGGAGATTGACAAAAAGAACCAACCCCACCCTATCAATTCCAACCATTTTTCAACAGCTTAAAGTAAGTGATTATTGACATGTTTGTTATCGATAGAAGTAaagaggtaagtagcatgatcatacccttacatatATGGtaaacaatgtttttttttaagtattatatatgtgtGGCCCTTTATTGAAATCTCCTTTTTACATACGTAGTTATGGTATGATGAAAGTGAGTTTCAATgtcatgttattatatgttttttttttataagtaaaaatattatatatatatatatatatatcaataggaggaaccaagtacactggatgtatacaagaaaatctCTAACCCATAGTAGAGAGCTCCTATTTCCCCAAAAGCCCACGAAAAACTACCAAACATACATCAAGCCCGAGATAGAATAACTCACCCCtctccaaccccaaccccttgtttcccataGCCCAACACAAATAACACCTCCCAAAATACCCTCTATGCGAAAGACTTCCCAAGATACATCAACCTCTATGCCTTTGacttgagctaccacccttagcgtcaTAGTTGATTGCATTAAAAAGACGCGTCAACTCCCTACTTttcttgaagcttgatttggtaTCACACGAGTGGTTTGTCTCAATCGCAATGATTAGAGTTTTAAACTGGTCTTCAAATCCTCCATGTGAGATTCCCACAATATGTTGAATCTCATTAACCTTTTGCAAAACCCAATCCGAAGATGATTCATCTTATATTGTTTAATGGAGGAAGAGATACCAAGGGGACAACATCTTCCCCCGATGTAGCGCCCGACGTAGATCCAAACAGTACCAACGATAAACCCTTGTTTAGAACATGTGCCTCCTCAACAACACCAATGGTACTCtccattggagattctgggtTGGCagcaagtcccttcacctctggtGACCTTGTGTGTGCAACTTCAACGGACCCTTTAGACATCGGCGTTACACCATGATCATGGGACGGAACCAAAGCCAAGGGACACATCGTTGTTATCTGTGTCTTCCGACCGTGCTCCAAGCCTTCCATAGACTCTACTCCTGTCATGGACTTCTCATATACCCTACATGTCGCCTTCTACACCATTATGACTGGGGACAAGTCAGAAACCTCCTCCAAGTGTTCAATAGAAGCTTGCATGCATTTCTACGTAGGAGCTATTATCACCAACGAAGGAATGCCTGCGTAGGGGTC
Protein-coding sequences here:
- the LOC108982354 gene encoding ribosomal lysine N-methyltransferase 3, which translates into the protein MATRRLRAFKRWMNSQGIEYSGALGFVDSPEGDGISVRALCDLKEGDVVARIPKATCLTIQTSGARDVIESVGFGGYLGLAVALMYERSLGESSPWADYLQLLPCQECLPLLWTLDEVDFLLRGTELHKTMKEDKALIYEDWKENILPLLDSQHFNLNPIFFGIEQYFAAKSLIYSRSFEIDDYHGFGMVPLADLFNHKTGAEDVHFTSVSSNSDSESDADCKKNDMHANTGDNEPSIKTYSDVEGSNTTLVGKNPCHGSDFDCSSVLGDHTTMLEMVMVKDVEVGAEIFNTYGSLGNAALLHRYGFTEPNNPFDIVNIDLELVLQWTSSLFSSRYSRARLSLWRRLDFSGCVSENTEYFEISFDGEPQIELLILLYTMLLPEDTYYDLDLRVSTAGNFNGAIGMILLKEGKSMWKEASELSGDMLLTKDVCNALCSLADMRECFYTSNSIEDDIKALENCCIIRERKLYHSLMLRVSERRILKRLKAYAAVGARSKLLSDPRRRRR